A single Halorhodospira halophila DNA region contains:
- a CDS encoding proton-conducting transporter membrane subunit — protein MATLSLPLAFFLPLFTALAVFLVRARRAPWLPLLGAVATVAAVADVVRQVAENGPQVHHLGGWQPPLGVELYADGLSALMLGMTALVGLAVTLYAAPYLRGKGYNTELFWPLWLVQWATLNGTFLSADLFNLYVMLELLTLTAAPLAAMAGDRPSLGAAMRYLLLALLGSLAYLLGVALLYGGTGTLHLREVGELVGADAHTAVAAALITAGLFAKAAVFPLHMWLMPAHSNAPAPASAALSALVAKAGLYLVLRLWLWVFPVLLSTYMGWLIGALGALAVLYGSLQALRQPRLKQVIAYSTIAQLGYLLLLLPMVVIPAAAVHAWQGVAYHALAHGFAKSAAFLAAGNMLYSLGHDRLEGLRGLTPYLSITVLTLGLAFASLMALPPSGGFLAKWLLLSGAISGGQWPWAVVIILGSVLAAAYAFRVLAVAHAAPPAGYTEVRPAQRVPRIMEWVPLLLVLIVYAMGVSAMPALGLLEQGAPEGLQ, from the coding sequence GTGGCGACGCTCTCGCTGCCACTGGCCTTCTTCCTGCCGCTGTTTACCGCGCTGGCGGTCTTCCTGGTGCGCGCCCGCCGGGCGCCGTGGCTGCCGCTGCTCGGCGCCGTGGCCACGGTGGCGGCGGTGGCCGACGTGGTCCGCCAGGTGGCGGAGAACGGCCCGCAGGTCCATCACCTGGGCGGCTGGCAGCCGCCGCTGGGCGTGGAGCTCTACGCTGACGGGCTCTCGGCGCTGATGCTCGGCATGACCGCGCTGGTCGGCCTGGCGGTCACGCTCTACGCCGCGCCCTACCTGCGCGGCAAGGGCTACAATACGGAGCTCTTCTGGCCGCTGTGGCTGGTGCAGTGGGCCACGCTCAACGGCACCTTCCTCTCGGCGGACCTGTTCAACCTCTACGTCATGCTGGAGCTGCTCACCCTCACAGCGGCTCCGCTGGCGGCCATGGCCGGCGATCGGCCGTCGCTGGGCGCGGCCATGCGCTACCTGCTGCTGGCGCTGCTCGGCTCGCTGGCCTATCTGCTCGGCGTGGCGCTGCTCTACGGCGGCACCGGCACCCTGCACCTGCGCGAGGTGGGCGAGCTGGTTGGTGCCGACGCCCACACCGCCGTGGCGGCGGCGCTGATCACCGCCGGGCTGTTCGCCAAGGCGGCGGTCTTCCCGCTGCACATGTGGCTGATGCCGGCGCACAGCAACGCCCCGGCGCCGGCCAGTGCGGCGCTCTCGGCGCTGGTGGCCAAGGCAGGGCTCTACCTGGTGCTGCGCCTGTGGCTGTGGGTCTTCCCGGTGCTGCTGAGTACCTACATGGGCTGGCTGATCGGCGCCCTGGGGGCGCTGGCGGTGCTCTACGGCTCGCTGCAGGCGCTGCGCCAGCCGCGGCTCAAGCAGGTCATCGCCTACTCGACCATCGCCCAGCTCGGCTACCTGCTGCTGCTCCTGCCCATGGTGGTGATCCCGGCCGCCGCCGTGCACGCCTGGCAGGGCGTGGCCTACCACGCCCTGGCCCACGGCTTCGCCAAGTCCGCCGCCTTCCTCGCCGCCGGCAATATGCTCTACAGCCTCGGGCACGATCGGCTCGAGGGCCTGCGCGGGCTCACCCCGTACCTGTCGATAACCGTGCTCACCCTGGGGCTGGCCTTCGCCAGTCTCATGGCCCTGCCGCCCAGCGGTGGCTTCCTGGCCAAGTGGCTGCTGCTCAGCGGCGCGATCAGTGGCGGGCAGTGGCCGTGGGCGGTGGTGATCATCCTCGGCAGTGTGCTCGCCGCCGCCTACGCCTTCCGCGTGCTGGCGGTGGCCCACGCCGCGCCGCCAGCCGGCTACACCGAGGTGCGCCCGGCACAACGGGTGCCGCGGATCATGGAGTGGGTGCCGCTGCTGCTGGTGCTCATCGTCTACGCCATGGGGGTCTCGGCCATGCCGGCGCTGGGGCTGTTGGAGCAGGGCGCACCGGAGGGGCTCCAATGA
- a CDS encoding hydrogenase subunit MbhD domain-containing protein, with the protein MIDWTFDLLLAGGLLGLAWQIVASRILFRSVVLFIVFGLLMAVTWARLAAPDLALAEAAIGAGITGALLLSAYRALLPEGSDVDEPPPPAVPPWAAVGVAVLVGVLIAGIGWAVVGLEPPEQTAGRLALAKLEASGVENPVTAVLLNFRSIDTLSEVVVLFVAFLAARVVAQDLTHAGPGDWLRASHREPLLVQPLIAFIAPMTVLAGGYLLWSGAYQPGGAFQAGAVLAALGVLLRLTGRLRPTEETSFAERLALVGGMVLFSAIGLAGAGLASAVLAYPAEWTYELILLVETALTLAIALPLVLLFSGSGGLRGEVR; encoded by the coding sequence GTGATCGACTGGACCTTCGACCTGCTGCTCGCCGGTGGCCTGCTCGGGCTGGCCTGGCAGATCGTCGCCAGCCGCATCCTCTTTCGCAGCGTGGTGCTGTTCATCGTCTTCGGCCTGCTCATGGCCGTGACCTGGGCGCGCCTGGCCGCCCCCGACCTGGCCCTGGCCGAGGCGGCCATCGGCGCCGGGATCACCGGGGCCCTGCTGCTCTCCGCCTACCGCGCCCTGCTGCCCGAGGGCAGCGACGTCGACGAGCCGCCCCCGCCGGCGGTGCCGCCGTGGGCGGCGGTGGGCGTGGCCGTGCTCGTCGGCGTCCTGATCGCCGGCATCGGCTGGGCGGTGGTCGGCCTCGAGCCGCCGGAGCAGACCGCCGGACGATTGGCCCTGGCCAAGCTCGAGGCGAGCGGGGTGGAGAACCCGGTCACCGCCGTGCTGCTCAACTTCCGCAGCATCGACACCCTCTCCGAGGTGGTCGTGCTCTTCGTCGCCTTCCTCGCCGCCCGGGTGGTGGCCCAGGACCTGACCCACGCCGGGCCCGGCGACTGGCTGCGCGCCAGCCACCGCGAGCCGCTGCTGGTCCAGCCGCTGATCGCCTTCATCGCGCCGATGACCGTGCTCGCCGGTGGCTACTTGCTCTGGTCCGGGGCGTATCAGCCCGGCGGCGCCTTCCAGGCCGGTGCCGTGCTCGCCGCCCTCGGCGTGCTGCTGCGCCTGACCGGGCGGCTGCGCCCGACCGAGGAGACCAGCTTCGCCGAGCGCCTGGCCCTGGTCGGCGGCATGGTGCTGTTCAGCGCCATCGGCCTGGCCGGCGCGGGCCTGGCCTCGGCGGTGCTCGCCTATCCCGCCGAGTGGACCTATGAGCTGATCCTGCTCGTCGAGACGGCGCTGACGCTGGCCATAGCGCTGCCGCTGGTGCTGCTGTTCAGCGGCTCCGGCGGCCTGCGCGGGGAGGTGCGGTGA
- a CDS encoding complex I subunit 5 family protein, protein MIAALQDLLPLWALLASLGTAVIIFALRDERRRQRTFWNLFGASVKLVLVALLVYGFLQGRSYQVAWEVVPGVTFHLAADPLALLFAMLSAVLWLITTVYAVAYLENSAQRARFFGFFSLCVAATFGIALAGNLFTFLLFYEALTLATYPLVVHRGHPAALAAGRTYLAYTLGGGMALLAGTVALYAAVGEQPFSPGGSAAVAEWAAAAPGAATVVLALLLGGVAVKAALFPLQAWLPIAMVAPAPVSALLHAVAVVKAGAFGVVRIVQDVYGHAVAADLNVTPVLAALAAVTILYGSLRALAQVDIKRRLAFSTVSQVSFITLGVAMGGPLGLIGGLVHLVHQGLMKITLFFCAGNYAETLGIHRIESLNGVGRRMPLTSVAFTIGALGMIGFPPIAGFISKWHLGLGALAQELYWILAVLVASTLLNAAYFLPVLRRIWLLPAPAGWPGAMPRTSSAETHRWLLHPALLTALAALLAGVLAAAEFSPLNWAQRIVEQEYPL, encoded by the coding sequence ATGATCGCCGCGCTCCAGGACCTGCTGCCGCTGTGGGCCTTGCTCGCCTCGCTGGGGACGGCGGTGATCATCTTCGCCCTGCGCGATGAGCGCCGCCGTCAGCGCACCTTCTGGAACCTCTTCGGTGCCAGCGTCAAATTGGTCCTGGTGGCCCTGCTGGTCTACGGCTTCCTGCAGGGGCGCAGCTACCAGGTCGCCTGGGAGGTCGTCCCGGGCGTCACCTTTCACTTGGCGGCGGACCCGCTGGCGCTGCTTTTCGCCATGCTCTCGGCGGTGCTCTGGCTGATCACCACCGTCTACGCCGTCGCCTATCTGGAGAACTCCGCGCAGCGGGCGCGCTTCTTCGGCTTCTTCTCGCTGTGCGTGGCCGCCACCTTCGGCATCGCCCTGGCCGGCAACCTCTTCACCTTCCTGCTCTTCTACGAGGCGCTCACCCTGGCCACCTACCCGCTGGTGGTCCACCGCGGGCACCCGGCGGCGCTGGCTGCCGGGCGCACCTACCTCGCCTACACCCTGGGCGGGGGCATGGCGCTGCTCGCCGGGACTGTGGCGCTCTACGCCGCGGTGGGCGAGCAGCCGTTCAGCCCCGGTGGCTCGGCGGCGGTGGCCGAGTGGGCGGCCGCCGCGCCGGGAGCGGCCACCGTGGTGCTCGCGCTGCTGCTCGGCGGTGTGGCGGTCAAGGCGGCGCTCTTTCCGCTGCAGGCGTGGCTGCCCATCGCCATGGTGGCGCCGGCGCCGGTCAGCGCGCTGCTTCACGCCGTGGCGGTGGTCAAGGCCGGCGCCTTCGGCGTGGTGCGCATTGTCCAGGATGTCTACGGCCACGCCGTGGCCGCGGACCTGAACGTGACCCCGGTGCTCGCCGCCCTGGCGGCGGTGACCATCCTCTACGGCTCGCTGCGCGCCCTGGCGCAGGTGGACATCAAGCGTCGCCTGGCCTTCTCCACGGTCAGCCAGGTCTCGTTCATCACCCTGGGGGTGGCCATGGGCGGGCCACTGGGGCTGATCGGCGGGCTGGTGCACCTGGTTCACCAGGGGCTGATGAAGATCACCCTGTTCTTCTGTGCCGGCAACTACGCCGAGACCCTGGGCATCCACCGCATCGAGTCGCTCAATGGCGTCGGCCGGCGCATGCCGCTGACCTCGGTGGCCTTCACCATCGGGGCGCTGGGCATGATCGGCTTCCCGCCCATCGCCGGGTTCATAAGCAAGTGGCACCTGGGGCTGGGCGCGCTGGCCCAGGAGCTCTACTGGATCCTGGCCGTGCTGGTGGCCAGCACGCTGCTCAACGCCGCCTACTTTCTGCCCGTGCTGCGGCGGATCTGGCTGCTGCCGGCCCCCGCCGGCTGGCCAGGGGCAATGCCGCGGACGAGCAGCGCCGAGACCCACCGCTGGCTGCTCCACCCGGCGCTGCTCACGGCGCTGGCAGCACTGCTCGCCGGCGTGCTGGCGGCGGCGGAGTTCTCGCCGCTGAACTGGGCGCAGCGCATCGTGGAACAGGAGTACCCGCTGTGA
- a CDS encoding cation:proton antiporter, translating into MTLLDALSAGLLLLGGLFFLTGTVGLLRFPGVFDRLHALTKADNLGLGCVVAALILQAETGWVAAKLVLIWMLALIAATVSAHLIARFSLRARGGARRTPP; encoded by the coding sequence ATGACGCTGCTCGACGCGCTCAGCGCCGGGCTCCTGCTTCTCGGCGGGCTGTTCTTTCTCACCGGCACTGTCGGACTGCTGCGCTTCCCCGGCGTCTTCGATCGCCTGCACGCGCTGACCAAGGCCGACAACCTGGGCCTGGGCTGCGTGGTGGCCGCCCTAATCCTGCAGGCCGAAACCGGCTGGGTGGCCGCCAAGCTGGTGCTGATCTGGATGCTGGCGCTGATCGCCGCCACCGTCTCGGCGCACCTGATCGCCCGCTTCTCGCTGCGCGCCCGCGGCGGGGCGCGGAGGACGCCGCCGTGA
- a CDS encoding NADH-quinone oxidoreductase subunit K — MTQAAFYSLIAGALAGIGIYGLITQRHLLRRILAVNVLGNSVFLLLVALARRHPDYVDPVPHAMVLTGIVIAVSATAFALVLARRYHAETGLNHLPEDEE; from the coding sequence GTGACCCAGGCCGCCTTCTATTCCCTGATCGCCGGGGCGCTGGCGGGCATCGGCATCTACGGGCTGATCACCCAGCGCCACCTGCTGCGCCGGATCCTCGCCGTCAACGTCCTCGGCAACTCGGTCTTCCTGCTGCTGGTGGCCCTGGCCCGCCGCCACCCGGACTACGTCGATCCGGTGCCCCACGCCATGGTGCTCACCGGCATCGTCATCGCCGTCAGTGCCACCGCCTTCGCCCTGGTCCTGGCGCGCCGCTACCACGCCGAGACCGGGCTCAACCACCTGCCCGAGGACGAGGAGTAG
- a CDS encoding proton-conducting transporter membrane subunit, giving the protein MRLDPAVGLLLPVLVPLLAVALIGAGARRAGGALLVLAPLTALAGVAMGGETLQLPWLLLDTRLAADPIGQAVLMLAAPVAAAALLFAVVGEGGSRASPGLIMGLGATVAALMGVLLAGDLATFYFAYAAMTLAAYPLVVHFRTPAAFRAGRVYLGMAVLAEAAVLAAVLLIAAQGGNAALAEVPALVVEHPYRNVLVALIGLGFAVKAGVVPLHAWLALAHPAAPVPASALLSALLVKAALVAWWRLLPIGDLALPVAGGVLVVAGLASSLYASVVGVTQRRAKTVLAYSTVSQMGLMTAFTGTALLEPALAGAALTGVALFALHHGLAKGALFLGCGLHGRHRGAYLLLPALALVGVPATSGALAKGAGKQLGAEALGAPAEPLLLLASALTAVLMIRFLLLAWHGEGGADPLARRGAVLALVLLSLTLPWLAAAVVSPQLVGYTAQPAALLDALLPALAGGAVAAVLFGLAGAARLPRIPEGDWIKPALLAGVRLGYASRRAWRRLPARPRAPSLVALTRLSAAVESRLLALAMAGVLFLLLVLGIALLGILAGG; this is encoded by the coding sequence GTGAGGCTCGACCCGGCTGTCGGACTGCTCCTGCCCGTGCTGGTGCCGCTGCTGGCGGTGGCCCTGATCGGTGCCGGCGCCCGGCGGGCGGGGGGCGCGCTACTGGTCCTCGCCCCGCTGACGGCACTGGCCGGTGTAGCCATGGGCGGAGAGACCTTGCAACTGCCGTGGCTGCTGCTCGACACCCGCCTGGCGGCGGATCCCATCGGCCAGGCGGTGCTGATGCTTGCCGCCCCGGTGGCTGCCGCCGCGCTGCTCTTCGCCGTGGTGGGCGAGGGCGGCAGCCGCGCCTCTCCGGGGCTGATCATGGGCCTGGGCGCCACGGTGGCGGCGCTGATGGGCGTACTGCTGGCCGGGGATCTGGCCACCTTCTACTTCGCCTACGCCGCCATGACCCTGGCCGCTTACCCGCTGGTGGTCCACTTCCGCACGCCGGCGGCCTTCCGCGCCGGGCGCGTCTACCTGGGTATGGCGGTGCTGGCCGAGGCCGCGGTGCTCGCCGCCGTGCTGCTAATCGCCGCCCAGGGCGGCAACGCCGCGCTCGCCGAGGTGCCGGCGCTGGTCGTCGAGCACCCGTACCGCAATGTGCTGGTGGCACTGATCGGGCTCGGCTTCGCCGTCAAGGCCGGCGTGGTGCCCCTGCACGCCTGGCTGGCGCTGGCCCACCCGGCGGCGCCGGTGCCGGCCAGTGCGCTGCTCTCGGCGTTGCTGGTCAAGGCCGCCCTGGTGGCGTGGTGGCGCCTGTTGCCCATCGGCGATCTGGCCCTGCCGGTGGCCGGCGGGGTGCTGGTGGTGGCGGGGCTGGCCAGCAGCCTCTACGCCAGCGTGGTGGGCGTGACCCAGCGCCGGGCCAAGACAGTGCTCGCCTACTCCACGGTCAGTCAGATGGGCCTGATGACCGCCTTTACCGGCACCGCGCTGCTCGAGCCGGCGCTGGCCGGGGCGGCGCTCACCGGGGTGGCGCTCTTCGCCCTGCACCACGGCCTGGCCAAGGGGGCGCTGTTCCTCGGCTGCGGGCTCCACGGCCGCCACCGCGGGGCGTACCTGCTGCTGCCGGCGCTCGCCCTGGTGGGCGTGCCGGCCACCAGCGGGGCCCTGGCCAAGGGGGCGGGCAAGCAGCTCGGCGCCGAGGCCCTCGGTGCCCCGGCGGAGCCGCTGCTGCTGCTCGCCTCGGCGCTGACCGCCGTACTCATGATCCGCTTCCTGCTGCTGGCCTGGCACGGCGAGGGCGGGGCCGATCCGCTGGCGCGGCGGGGTGCGGTGCTCGCCCTGGTGCTGCTCTCCCTGACCCTGCCGTGGCTGGCGGCGGCGGTGGTGTCCCCGCAGTTGGTGGGCTACACCGCGCAGCCCGCGGCCCTGCTCGACGCCCTGCTGCCGGCGCTTGCCGGCGGCGCCGTGGCCGCGGTGCTCTTCGGTCTGGCCGGGGCCGCACGGCTGCCGCGCATCCCCGAGGGGGACTGGATCAAGCCGGCGTTGCTCGCCGGGGTGCGCCTGGGCTACGCCAGCCGGCGGGCGTGGCGGCGGCTGCCGGCGCGCCCGCGGGCGCCGTCGCTGGTGGCCCTGACGCGGTTGAGCGCCGCGGTGGAGAGCCGCCTGCTGGCGCTGGCCATGGCCGGGGTGCTGTTCCTGCTGCTGGTCCTGGGGATCGCGCTGCTCGGGATCCTCGCCGGCGGCTAG